The genomic region ATGCTATATAAGAAAATAGATTCTTAAAAAATAAGAATCCTTGAAAATTATTGAGTAAATCCTAGCTTTATGTGAAAATTTAGTGATAAAGTATTTGAAGTGTTTAAAAAAGATAAAGTGTGTCAAGCGTATGCCCAACACAAAGATTTAAAAACACAAAAAGTGTCTTTTATGTTGCTTACACGCGAGGTTTTGCCTCATTTACACGCAAATTGCGCCCTTGGAAGTCTTTATCATTAAGCGCTTCAATGGCTTTGAGTGCATCAGCATCTTCCATTTCCACGAAGCCAAAGCCTTTTGGTCTGCCACTCTCGTGGTCATTAATCAGCTTTACTGAAAAAACTTCCCCGAAC from Helicobacter himalayensis harbors:
- a CDS encoding RNA recognition motif domain-containing protein; its protein translation is MKTIYVGNLVYSASKESVKELFSQFGEVFSVKLINDHESGRPKGFGFVEMEDADALKAIEALNDKDFQGRNLRVNEAKPRV